A single window of Grus americana isolate bGruAme1 chromosome 6, bGruAme1.mat, whole genome shotgun sequence DNA harbors:
- the PRKAG3 gene encoding 5'-AMP-activated protein kinase subunit gamma-3, with the protein MEQLPGPAAPQVALLDAAARPEEEGLPAGFPEALCPSEEGQEEEEEEEEEEDRRRSPRPVTFTLGNEILGLGPETEFQSPDAEVYMHFMRSHCCYDAVPTSCKLVVFDISLEIKKAFVALVANGVRAAPLWDSKTQSFVGMLTITDFINILHRYYRSPLVQIYEVEEHKIETWREVYLQGSFKPLVYISPSNSLFDAVYSLIKHKIHRLPVIEPISGNVLHILTHKRILKFLHIFGSTIPKPRFLKKTVQELCVGTFRDVAVVPENAPIYTALEIFVDRRVSALPVINDAGQVVGLYSRFDVIHLAAQKTYNNLDISVREALRQRTTCLEGVLTCYPHETMEDIIDRIAKEQVHRLVLVDENQYPRGIVSLSDILQALVLTPAGIDRSLL; encoded by the exons ATGGAGCAactccccggccccgccgcaccCCAG GTGGCGCTGCTGGATGCCGCTGCCCGCCCCGAGGAGGAAG GTTTGCCCGCAGGGTTCCCAGAGGCCCTATGCCCCAgtgaggaggggcaggaggaggaggaggaagaggaggaagaagaggacaGGCGTAGGAGCCCAAGACCCGTCACCTTCACACTGGGCAATGAGATCCTGGGACTGGGCCCAGAGACTGAGTTTCAGAGCCCTGACGCTGAGGTCTACATGCACTTCATGAGGAGCCACTGCTGCTACGACGCCGTCCCCACCAGCTGCAAGCTCGTTGTCTTCGACATCTCCCTGGAG ATCAAGAAAGCCTTTGTGGCACTGGTGGCCAACGGGGTGCGTGCCGCTCCGCTCTGGGACAGCAAGACGCAGAGCTTTGTGG GGATGCTCACCATCACTGACTTCATCAACATCCTCCACCGCTACTACCGCTCGCCCCTG GTGCAGATCTACGAGGTGGAGGAGCACAAGATTGAGACCTGGAGAG AGGTGTACCTGCAAGGCTCCTTCAAGCCACTGGTCTACATCTCCCCAAGCAATAG CCTCTTCGATGCTGTCTACTCCCTGATCAAGCACAAGATCCACCGCCTGCCTGTCATCGAGCCCATCTCGGGCAATGTCCTGCACATCCTGACGCACAAGCGCATCCTCAAGTTCCTCCACATCTTC GGCTCCACCATCCCCAAGCCACGCTTTCTGAAGAAAACGGTGCAGGAGCTTTGTGTTGGCACCTTCCGCGATGTGGCCGTCGTGCCTGAGAACGCCCCCATCTATACCGCCCTGGAGATCTTCGTGGACCGCCGTGTCTCCGCCCTTCCCGTCATCAACGATGCTG GGCAAGTGGTCGGCCTTTACTCCCGGTTTGATGTCATT CACCTGGCAGCCCAGAAGACCTACAACAACCTGGACATCAGTGTGCGGGAGGCGCTGCGGCAGCGCACCACCTGCCTGGAGGGGGTCCTCACCTGCTACCCCCACGAAACCATGGAGGACATCATCGACCGCATCGCCAAGGAGCAA GTCCATCGCCTGGTTCTGGTGGATGAGAACCAGTACCCGCGGGGCATCGTCTCCCTCTCCGACATCCTCCAGGCCCTTGTGCTCACTCCCGCAG GCATTGACCGATCCTTGCTCTGA
- the LOC129208218 gene encoding sterol 26-hydroxylase, mitochondrial, with the protein MAGPSGGARRLLLPLLLRPRPPPPPRSSPGPPRRTGGSAAAAAGPARLKGPEELPGPGLLRTFVWLFLRGYLLHTHRLQLMSRRIYGPIWKSTFGHYENINIGSPVVLEQLLRQEGKYPMRSDMALWKEHRDTRHLPYGPFTEEGERWYRLRQVLNKRLLKPSEAVLYADAIGEVVSDLMVRLRDERSRSPSGVLVGDVANLLYRFALEGISYILFETRIGCLKQQVPAETQRFIDSINLMFKNSIFATVLPRWSRKVLPFWDRYLDSWDTIFAFGKTLIDRKMEELEGQVERGKEVSGYLSYLLASGRLTLDEVYGSVAELLLAGVDTTSNTLSWALYHLSRDPGVQETLYQELKAVVPANRFPGAEDIPKMPMLRAVIKETLRVYPVVPTNARVFYEKDIVIGDYLFPKNTLFVLAHYAMSHDETYFPEPERFLPQRWLRGHGSPHHPFSSIPFGYGVRACVGRRIAELEMHLALARIIQAFEVRPDPRGVEVTSVSRIVLVADKPINLEFIARPGAP; encoded by the exons ATGGCGGGCCCGAGTGGCGGGGcccggcggctgctgctgccgctgctcctgcgcccccgcccgccgccgccgccacgcagcagcccggggccgccgcgcaGAACCGggggctcggcggcggcggcggcggggccggcgcggcTGAAGGGACCGGAGGAGCtaccggggccggggctgctccGGACTTTCGTCTGGCTCTTTCTGCGCGGCTACCTGCTGCACACGCACCGGCTCCAG CTGATGTCCCGGCGCATTTATGGCCCCATCTGGAAGTCGACCTTTGGGCATTATGAGAACATCAACATCGGAAGCCCGGtggtgctggagcagctgctaCGGCAGGAGGGCAAGTACCCCATGCGGAGTGACATGGCGCTGTGGAAGGAGCACCGGGACACCCGGCACCTGCCCTATGGACCCTTCACCGA GGAAGGGGAGCGCTGGTACCGCCTGCGCCAGGTCCTCAACAAGCGGCTGCTGAAGCCCTCGGAGGCGGTGCTGTATGCGGACGCCATCGGGGAGGTGGTGTCAGACCTGATGGTGCGGCTGCGGGACGAGCGGAGCCGCAGCCCCTcgggggtgctggtgggggaCGTGGCCAACCTGCTCTACCGCTTCGCCCTGGAAG GGATCTCCTATATCCTCTTTGAGACCCGCATCGGGTGCCTGAAGCAGCAAGTCCCCGCTGAGACCCAGCGCTTCATCGACTCCATCAACCTCATGTTCAAGAACTCCATCTTCGCCACCGTCCTGCCCCGATGGAGCCGCAAGGTACTGCCTTTCTGGGACCGCTACCTGGACAGCTGGGACACCATCTTCGCCTTTG GCAAGACCCTGATTGACCGGAagatggaggagctggaggggcaGGTGGAGCGGGGCAAGGAGGTGTCCGGCTACCTGAGCTACCTGCTGGCCAGCGGCAGGCTCACCCTGGATGAGGTCTATGGCAGCGTGGCCGAGCTGCTGCTCGCCGGCGTGGACACG ACCTCCAACACACTGTCCTGGGCCCTGTACCACCTCTCCCgggacccaggtgtccaggAGACCCTGTACCAGGAGCTGAAAGCTGTTGTGCCGGCCAACCGGTTTCCTGGTGCTGAGGATATCCCCAAGATGCCGATGCTTCGGGCTGTTATCAAGGAGACACTGAG GGTCTACCCCGTGGTGCCTACCAACGCCAGGGTCTTCTATGAGAAGGACATTGTCATTGGAGACTACCTCTTCCCCAAGAAC ACCCTCTTCGTCCTGGCACACTACGCGATGTCCCACGATGAGACCTACTTCCCCGAGCCCGAGCGGTTCCTGCCCCAACGCTGGCTCCGGGGCCACGGCTCCCCCCACCACCCCTTCAGCTCCATCCCCTTCGGCTACGGGGTCCGTGCCTGCGTCGGCCGCCGCATCGCCGAGCTGGAAATGCACCTGGCCCTTGCCAGG ATCATCCAGGCGTTTGAGGTGCGGCCGGATCCCCGTGGTGTGGAGGTGACGTCTGTGTCCCGCATCGTCCTGGTGGCCGACAAGCCCATCAACCTGGAGTTCATCGCTCGCCCGGGGGCCCCCTGA